In Primulina eburnea isolate SZY01 chromosome 5, ASM2296580v1, whole genome shotgun sequence, a single window of DNA contains:
- the LOC140832926 gene encoding serine/threonine-protein kinase 52-like yields MDSKTGEEDHLVSKMEKLANEGGSLGNSKLKGTGSLSDKSVSSAGSISSKDMIFRADKIDLKSLDAQLEKHLSRVWSRSTELQGNQRPKEVWEIDPLKLRIRYLVAQGTYGTVYRGVYDDQDVAVKLLDWGEDGMATTTETAALRASFKQEVSVWQKLDHPNVTKFVGASMGTSQLTIPSKNPSEGNTTLPPRACCVVVEFLPGGTLKNFLFKNCTKKLPLKIVVQLALDLSRGLSYLHSKKIVHRDVKAENMLLDSQRRLKIADFGVARVEAQNPREMTGETGTLGYMAPEVLEGKPYNRKCDVYSFGICLWEIYCCDLPYSNLSFADVTTAVVKQNLRPDIPRCCPSSLVNIMKKCWDANPEKRLGMDEVVGLLEAIDTSKGGGMIPEDQAGRCFCFAPTRGP; encoded by the exons ATGGATTCAAAAACTGGCGAAGAAGATCATCTTGTTtcaaaaatggagaaattggCTAATGAGGGTGGATCCTTGGGGAACTCAAAACTGAAGGGCACCGGGAGTTTAAGTGATAAGTCCGTCAGTAGTGCTGGCAGCATTAGCAGTAAAGATATGATTTTTCGGGCAGATAAAATCGATCTCAAAAGCTTGGATGCTCAACTCGAAAAGCATTTGAGTCGAGTTTGGTCAAGAAGCACAGAATTGCAGGGCAATCAGAGGCCGAAGGAAGTATGGGAGATCGATCCATTGAAGCTGAGGATTCGATATCTTGTTGCTCAGGGGACGTATGGAACCGTTTATCGGGGCGTTTATGATGATCAAGATGTTGCAG TGAAGCTGTTGGACTGGGGAGAGGATGGCATGGCCACCACCACTGAAACTGCCGCTCTTCGAGCATCGTTTAAACAAGAGGTGTCTGTTTGGCAGAAGCTCGACCACCCAAATGTGACAAAA TTTGTTGGTGCATCAATGGGAACGTCACAACTTACGATTCCTTCTAAAAACCCTTCGGAAGGTAACACCACTCTTCCACCGAGGGCGTGTTGTGTAGTTGTAGAGTTTCTTCCGGGAGGAACGTTGAAGAACTTCTTGTTCAAGAACTGTACCAAGAAGCTTCCCCTGAAAATTGTGGTCCAACTTGCTTTGGATCTATCAAGGGG ACTAAGCTATCTACATTCAAAAAAGATCGTGCATCGTGATGTTAAAGCTGAAAACATGCTGTTAGACTCCCAAAGAAGATTGAAAATCGCTGACTTCGGTGTTGCTCGTGTTGAAGCTCAAAATCCTAGAGAGATGACTGGAGAAACCGGAACCCTTGGCTATATGGCTCCAGAG GTACTTGAAGGGAAACCCTATAACCGAAAGTGTGACGTTTATAGCTTTGGTATATGCTTATGGGAAATATATTGCTGTGATTTACCATACTCAAATCTTAGTTTTGCAGATGTTACAACGGCAGTCGTTAAACAG AATTTACGGCCAGACATTCCCCGGTGTTGCCCGAGTTCTCTCGTAAACATCATGAAAAAGTGTTGGGATGCAAACCCAGAAAAACGGCTCGGGATGGACGAGGTTGTTGGCTTGCTGGAGGCAATCGACACGAGCAAAGGAGGGGGGATGATACCGGAGGATCAAGCTGGGAGATGTTTTTGCTTCGCTCCTACTCGAGGACCatga